In Flavobacterium piscisymbiosum, the sequence AACGTATTGATAAATCGAACATCAAAGGCACAAAAGAACGCATTACAGAGAAAGAAAAAATTACAATTGTATATTCTCAAAACAGCGAAGAAGCTGAATATTTAAAATACATTAAATATTTACAACACAAGAAAATACTGGAACCTTCAATTGAACAATTTGAAGTTGAGGACCTTCAGGGGGTTTCTGGTTTAAGAGCGATTCGCGTAAAAGTGATTAATAACAATACAAATCCGGTAAAACAAAAAATTACTTATCAGGACTTATTAGATGAGCTCAACTAAAACAGTTGAGCTCGTTTATGCTTATTGAATGGTTTTAAACGCAATAACAAATGCAATTACAGTTATTATAAGTCCTGCCATAAAAAGATTGTAGGCAATTCGCAGTAAAGTGTATTTACGTTGTAAAACCAATCCCAAATAATACAAATCCTTGATCATTGTCGAGTACAAATAATCACGATCTTTCATCATTTCGTTCATTGCCCAGTCATATTCTTCCAAAGGCATTTTGTAGAAATTTCCAAAAAACAATAAATTAATCTTTTTTGCCTCGATATCTTCTCTGGTAAAAACTCCTGTTGTTACTTTTGGTCGTGTCGAAAGAATCGCAAAAATAATCGTCGTAACACTAGAGATCAGCATTATAAAAGTCGGAATCACCAAATGGGCATTCTTAGGGCTGTCTAATTTTGGAATAATAGACGAAAGTGCTATCGAAATAATAATCGCATTTACAGATAGTAAGATATTGGCTTTACTATCGGCAATTCCGCTTAAGCGTGTATGGTTTCCCAAAGTAACGCGAAATAAAGTATCGACACCACGATCCGGCTTTTCGATTTTTTCTTTCTTTTTTAGTTCATCTTCCATTTTATCTGCTTCTTTCTTTTGTTGCTTTTCGATTTTTTTCTGAACAAGAAGCAAGTTTTTCTCTTTTAGAGGCTGCCACTTTCTAAGTGCATAATCGGTATAAAAGCGATGTTTATTCATTAAAAAATTCAAATTTTCTTTTGCCCATTCGGCATTAGAAAAATCCAAATTCCATGTGTTTTTTAATTCAATACGCAATAATTCGCAAGTAGTAGTATATTCAGTTCCCATAAGATGGGCAAAATCGGCATCTTTAATTATTTTCTCTAAATGTGTTTTGGGTATGTGCTCTTTTACCGTAGCCATGATCAAATTTGAAACAGTTGAAATAAATTCATCTGATTGTTCTTTTTCTTTCAAAAAAGCTGTAGCAATTTTCACACTTTCCTGTTCATGGTTTTCATAACCTTCGATGTAACCAGTATCATGAAACCAGGCAGCAACCAAAAGCATGTCTTTTTCATTTCCTTTAACATCTTCCTTTTTACAAAGCTCTTTTACCGCATTTACTACCGTTAAAGTATGGTTAAAATTATGATAAGAATATAAATTAGAAAGTTTATCTTTGAGTAAATTACTGACGAAATCTTCGGATTGTTCTACTAGATTCATGGAGATTTTATTTTATACCACTAAATTATGAAATTGTTTTTGGATAATCATTTTATTACTAAAATTAAAAACCGGTCTTTGGCAATAGTTGTCTTGTTACTGGTTTATTCCTGTGCGACACATAAAGCGCAATACGGGAAAGATGTTAGTGCCAACGAAACGGAAAACGCAACAGATACTATAAAAATTGCACACACTATTTATTTAGTTGGAGATGCAGGAAACGCTGATGAAGAGCAAGCGCAGCAAACATTGGAATTATTGCATCAAAAATTGAAAAAATCGAATAAAAAAGCAACTCTGCTTTTTTTGGGAGATAACATTTATCCAAAAGGTTTCCCTAGTGATGACAATGCATCAGAGAAAGCTTTGGCGGAAACAAAATTGACTAACCAATTAAAACTAACTAAAGGTTTTAAAGGAAAAACAATATTTATTCCCGGAAATCATGATTGGTATAATGGCATAAAAGGCCTGGAACGTCAAGCCGATTTTGTGACTAAATATTTAAACGATAAAAAAGCTTTTTTACCTCGAAAGAGTTGTGCTATCGAAGATGTGAAGATCGACAGTACAGCAACGCTAATTACGGTTGATAGCGAATGGTTTCTGGAAGATTGGGACAATCACCCCACAATGAATGATAATTGTGATATTAAAACGAGAGAAGATTTTTTTGATGAATTAGAAAATCTCTTAAATAAAAACCAGGAAAAAACAGTTATTCTTGCTATTCATCATCCTTTGATGAGCAACGGAACTCACGGCGGACAATTTTCATTAGAAAAACAACTTTTTCCGTTAGAACAAAAAATCCCTTTACCTATTATTGGTTCTTTTATTAATTTGTTACGAAAAACATCTGGTGTAAGTCCGCAGGATATTCAAAACAAGCAATATACTATTTATGCCAAGCGAATTAAAACGCTTTTGCAAAAACAGAAAAATGTAATTGTAGTTTCCGGACACGATCATAATCTTCAGTACGTTAACAAAGAAAATATCAAGCAAATTATTAGTGGCGCAGGATCAAAATCTGAAGCGGCAAGAGCTATAAACCCAACAGAATTCTCTTATGGCGGAAATGGTTATGCTACATTGACTTTGTTTAAAAGTGGTGATGCAAAAGTGACTTTCTTTGGCAATGAAAATAATAAAGAAAAATTACTTTTTGAACACGAAATTATAAAAGCCAAAGAGATTAACTGGGCCGCAACGGTTGACAATAAGTTTCCGGCAACTGTTACAACTTCTATTTATTCTGAAAAAATGACCCGTAAAAGTATTTTCCATAAATTCTTATTCGGGAATCATTACAGAAAATATTACAGCCTACCAATTGAAGCCAAAACAGCTACTTTAGATACTTTAATGGGCGGTTTAAAACCTATTCGCGAAGGCGGAGGACATCAATCAGTTTCTTTAAGAATGTCTGATCCTAAGAAAAGAGAATATGTAATGCGTGGCATGAAAAAAAGCGCCACTGCATTTTTACAATCGGTAGCTTTTAAGGATCAATATGTTGTTAATGATTTTGAAGATACTTATGCTGAGAATTTCTTATTCGATTTTTACACCACTTCGCATCCCTACACAACATTTGCAATTGGCAGTATGTCAGACCAAATAGGTTTATTGCATACCAATCCTGTTTTGTATTACATACCAAAACAAAATGGTTTAAAAGAGTTTAACTCGAATTTTGGAGATCAGCTTTATATGGTCGAAGAAAGACCTGCTGATAATCATTTGGATGGTAAAAACTTTGGTAATCCTACCAATATTATTAGTACAGATGATATGATGAAAAATCTTCATAAAGACGAAAAATACAGCGTTGATGAAGATGCCTATATGAAAGCCCGTTTGTTTGACATGCTTATTGGCGATTGGGACAGACACAGCGATCAATGGCGTTGGGCAGAACATAAAAAAGATGGCAAAGTTATTTATGAACCAATTCCTCGTGACCGCGACCAGGCTTTTGTAAAATATGACGGAACTTTACTTTCGCTTTTAATGAATATTCCGGCGCTTCGCCACATGAGATCTTTCAAAAATAAAATTGATAATGTAAAGTGGCTTAACAGGGAACCTTATCCTATGGATTTAGCATTTCTAAGAACTGCTGAAGAGAAAGACTGGATCGCTCAGGCCAAATATATTCAGGAAAACTTATCGGATAGTGATATTGATAAAGCTTTTAAAAACTTACCAAAAGAAGTTCAGGATGGCACAATTGAAGACATCAAGAAAAAATTAAAAAACAGAAAGAAAGACCTTCAAAAATATGCCTCAGAGTATTTTGATGTTTTAAGCCATACGGTAATGATTGCCGGAACGGATAAAAAAGATAAATTCATCATCAATCACAATGCTAAAAAAAGCATCGAAATTCAGGTTTTTAGAGTTAAAAAAGAAGGTGATGAATTACTTTATACAAAAACGGTAACGGATTCTAAAACTAAAAATCTTTGGATTTATGGTTTAGATGACAATGACGTTTTTGAAGTAAAAGGAGATCAAAAATCAAGTATAAAAATTCGATTGATTGGTGGTCAGAACAATGATACTTATAATATAGAAAACGGAAAAAGAGTCATTGTTTATGATTTTAAATCTAAAGAAAACACGTATAATCTGGATTCTAAAACTAAAACAGAGCTTACAGATGATTATGATGTAAACTTATACAATTACGAAAAACCTAAATACAATGTGATATCAGGACTTCCAAATATTGGTTATAATCCTGATGATGGCGTAAAAGTAGGTATCAATTTAAATTATACGGTTAATAATTTCAAACAGAATCCGTACACACAAAGACACGTTTTAAATGCTTTTTATTACTTTGCCACCGGAGGTTTAGAGTTTAATTATGTCGCGCATTTTCCTGGTTTATTAGGTAAATGGGTTATTGATGTTGAATCGCAATATACGACTCCAAACTTTGCGATGAATTATTTTGGCTACGGAAACGAAACTAAATACGATGATGAAGAGGTCGATATGGATTACAATCGTGTACGCATCAGAAAATTTAATCTTTCGGGTGCCATCAGACACGTTGGCCGTTATGGAAGTGAATTTAGCGTACAGCCTATTTTTCAAAGAATGACTGTTGAGGAAACTGAAAACAGATTTATTGACACGCCAAATATTGTAAATCCAAATGTTTTTGATAATCAAAATTATGGTGGTTTAAAAGTAAAATATCTTTTCAAAAATTCTGATTTTGCAGCAAAACCAACTTTAGGAATTGCTTTTATGGTTTCGGCAACATGGCTGACTAATTTAGATGATACTAAACAAAACTTTCCAACTCTTGAGAGTCTTTTAGGATTTACGCACAAAATTGACCATAACGGAAAATTAGTTTTGGCGACTCTTTTTAAAGGAAAAGCGGTTTTAAATAATAATTTTGATTTTTATCACGGTGCTACTTTAGGCGGAGATACTGACTTAAGAGGCTATAGAAATGAACGCTTTTTAGGAAGTTCTTATTTCTCTCAAAGCAGTGATTTACGATTCAGTATTGGTAAAATTCAAAAAACTATTGCTCCTTTAACCTACGGAATTCTGGGTGGTTTTGACTACGGAAGAGTTTGGCTTGATGGCGAAGATTCTAAAAAATGGCACCAGGATTACGGTGGCGGAGTTTGGATTAATGCAATCAATGTTTTAACTGCAAGGATTTCTTATTTTAAATCTCCTGATGAAGTAGGAAGAGTTATTTTTGGGGCGGCGTATAGTTTTTAGTTTAAGATGCTAAGGTTCTGAGGTGCTAAGGTTTTTTCTTAGGTTCAGAGTTACAAAGGCTCAAAGGGACAAAGATTTTTTGCCACGAATTTCACTAATTTTCACTAATTAATTATTCGTGGAAATTAGTGAAATTCGTGGCAATTTTTTTTCTTAATATCCCAAAACTTAGAAACTTAGTCTCTTAGCATCTCAGAACCTTAGCAACTTATTTCAGTTTAAACTCATATACGTTACCTCCTGTTTTATTTGCTTTTTCATCTGCAATCAATAATGTATTGTTGTCTTTGAAAACTATAGCTTCTTTTTGCGAAAAGTGATTTAGTTTTATTTCGGTTTGAGATCCTTTATGAAACAAATCTCCTTTAAAATCTTTAAATAAAACAATTTTATCATGACTTAGCAAAACTACTTTTTTTCCGTCAGGACTAATTGTTGCACTTGTCAGTACACAATGATTGTAATTATCACAGGTTTTAAATTCACCTATTTTAGTTGCTTTTTGAGTTCCCGGGGCGTTTGGAATTTTATAAATAAAAGCTGTTCCGTCAAAACCTTTGCTTCTGTTTTTTGTAAAAAGATAAAAGTAATTTCCGTGTTCAAAAAAACCTTCAACATCGTAGAATAATTCTTTTTTCTTGGGAGGAAACTCGGTTTGTTCCGGATACGAAAATGAAACTTTATATTCGGCTACAGCCAAATCTTTATTCAATTGGTTTTTATTGATTTTGTAAATACACAAATCCTTGCGTTCATTATCATTATTCCCAAAGTCTCCAATATAAATATTATCGTTTTTATCTTTGGTGATGTCTTCCCAATCTACATTGGTTGCATTTGAAATTGTTATGGTTTTTGCTATTTTCCCTTCTGAATTTATGGCGTAAATAGCATTCGTATTTCCACTGTCTTCCAAAGTATAAATTAAGTTTGTTTCCGGGAAATAAGTAATTCCCGAAACTTCTTTTAACTTTTTAGGAAGCGAGTAAAGCGTTTTAAAATCAGTATTTGATTGTTGCTGACAAGCCAATAAAGCAAGGGAAGTGCCAAGTAAAAAAAACTTTTTCATAGTATTATTTTTAAAATATTTAAGCTTAATTTTTAAACCATATTAGTTGTATGGTAAAAAGTCAAATTAAATTCGTGTTTTTAAAATTACGTGTAATAAACTCAAACGCCGCAAGCATAATATGTCCCATTGATTTGGCATTTTTAAACTTCATATCATTGGTATAACGATACAATTCCATTTTTAGCTGATTCAAATTGTCCATTGTCGAAATGGTATCATGGCACATAATATTCAATAATTTTGTAATTCTGGCTTCGGCAGAATGAATTCGTTTTGCCAAAATTGCTCTTTCTTCATCCTTATACTGAATCACTGAACGGTCTTCGAGTTTTTCTTTAATGAGCTTCATCATTTGGTAGTTTTCCTTGAAAAACTGTGGGCGATAGACTTTAAAATTCCCCTCATAACATTGCTGATCAAAATCTATGGCGCGAATTCTATAAACTACCTGGTCAAAATCATGAATTGGAACAATTACATAATTATACGAACGCATATCTCCCAAAAGTCGTATCATACAACGTTCGTTAAATTTCACAAACTCTTTTGCTATCTGTGATTTTTCTGTCTCGGTAGACGTATGCAGTAAAGTTTCCATAAAGATATCACCCGGAATTCCTACAATATGTTCTTCTATAAGAGTATCGCCAAAAACCAAAAAATTTATTTTATCCGGCGATAAAATGTCTTCAAGTTCTAATCCATAAATTCGGGAAGCATCGGCTTTTTTTATATAAAAATGAACGTAATTGTCATTGAGAATATTACGGACCTTTACCCTGAAAGGTTTTGAGTTTCCAAAAGTGCAAAAATCGATCGCATCAACATTTAGATACTTGATGATATCATTATTCCCGTCTGAATGCAAAAGAGAATAAATCTTTTTTAAATTCAAATCAATTTCTTCGCGGTCAAACTCTCCGTAATAAACACGAGTCCACAAAGTATCGACACCATTTTTGTCGTATAAATTTATGGCCCCCGCAAATCGCAATAAATCATCATAGAATACAGATACTTTTGAAATACGCTCGTATTTATCTAAATAACTTAAAAGTGATGGAGTTAAAGGGTATGATGGTTTTTTTAAAACCATTAAAGGTTCGCTCATTTTGAATATCTTTATTACAAATTTACATTAAATAAAATTTAGCGTAACAATAAACGAGTTGAATCGTCATACTTAAAACTAAAACCGAATAAATTTGGAAACCATACTTACTATTGAGAATCTTCATAAAAGATACGGGCGTATTCAAGCCTTAAAAAATGTTTCTTTTGAAATACAAAAAGGCCGCGTCTATGGTATTTTAGGCCCTAACGGAAGTGGAAAATCGACTACTTTAGGAATTGTGCTAAATGTTGTAAATCGCACCTCTGGAAGCTACAGCTGGTTTGGAGGAAAAGTTCAGACTCATGAAGCACTAAAAAAAGTAGGTGCCATCATAGAAAGACCCAACTTTTACCCGTACATGACTGCGGAAGAAAACCTGAAATTGGTTTGCAAAATAAAAAGCATTAATTATTCTAAGATCAACGAAAAGCTGGATTTAGTAGGCTTAGCCGAAAGAAAAGACAGCAAATTCAGTACTTTTTCATTAGGAATGAAGCAGCGTTTAGCGATCGCATCGGCTCTTTTGAACGATCCTGAAATTTTGATTTTAGACGAACCTACAAATGGTTTAGATCCGCAGGGAATTCACCAGATTCGTGATATTATCAAAAAAATCGCTTCGCAGGGAACTACTATTTTACTGGCCTCACATTTATTAGATGAAGTCGAAAAAGTGTGTTCGCACGTTATTGTTTTACGAAAAGGAGAAATTTTATATTCAGGTTCGGTTGACGAAATGTCAGCAAACGAAGGTTTCTTTGAAATCATGGCTGATGATAATGCAACACTAAAAAATGCTTTGGCAACACATTCGTCGATAGACCGAATTACTGAAGAGGATGGAAAAATTTTGGTTTACTTAAAATCAGATTTATCAGCAACGGAACTAAATCAGTTTTTATTTTCTAAAAACATTACGTTAAGCCATTTAGTAAAACGTAAAAACAGTTTAGAAGCTCAATTTTTAGAATTAACCAAAAATGCTACTATCCAAAAAAACTAAACCATGAACAGACTTATCTCTATAGAATTACAAAAAATCTGGAAAAATAAAGCCAGTCGTGTCCTTACTTTAACCTATTTCATCTTACTTTCATTCATTGCATTAATTGCATCGATAAAGTTTGATATAGGACCTATTCACATTGATCCATCAGAAATGGGAATTTTTAATTTTCCGTTTATATGGCATTTCAACACTTATTTTGCTGCCTGGCTTAAATTTTTCCTGGCCATTGTTATCGTATCGATGATGGCAAATGAATATAGCTACGGCACTCTAAAACAAAATTTGATAGATGGTTTAAGCAAAAAAGAATTTATTTTATCCAAATTCTTAACCGTTGTACTTTTCGCATTGGGCTCTACTATTTTTGTTTTTATCATGACCTTAATCCTCGGATATTCATTTTCATCTTACACAGAATTTGGTATTGTTTTTAGTGATTTAGAATATCTATTGGCCTTTTTCGTAAAATTATTAGGATTCTTTTCTTTCTGTTTATTTTTAGGGATATTAGTAAAACGATCTGCCTTTGCATTGGGATTTTTATTAGTATGGATTTTTATAGAATCGATCATAAAAGGTCTTTTAGTATTTCAGATTTTCCCGGAAAGTAATATAGGTTATAAGATTACGCAGTTTTTACCTTTAGAAGCGATGTCAAATTTAATTATTGAACCTGTATCAAGATTGTCTTTAATAAAAAGCATCGGAACTCAAATAGGGGTAGAAAATACTAAAGATTACGGCGTACATTTTCTTTCAATTGTGATTGTTTTGGTATGGACATTTTTATTTATGCTTTTTTCCTACAAATTGCTTAAAAAAAGAGATTTATAGTATATTTGTAATACTATGAATTTTATTAAACGTCTTTTGCTTGTTTGCTTTCTGTGCTTAATATCTACAAAGATAAAAGCACAGAATATTACTGTAGATGATTCGAAAACAGCTGAATCACTCGTCAAAAATGTATTAATAAATAGTTCCTGTATAAATATAGCCACAGTTCAGGCTTCTGGAAATCCGGCAAGTACCGGAGCAAGTTATGCTTCTTTCAGTTCAGGAACAAGTGGTTTTCCTTTTTCGACTGGTATTGTTTTAAGTACATCAGCTAGCAAAAATGCTCAAGGACCTTACATAGAAGCAGATTCTAAAGGATTCACAAACTCACAATGGAAAGGTGACAATGATTTAAATAAAGCATTAAACAACGCTGTAAGCACACAGGCTACTGTTTTAGAATTTGATTTTGTAGCCTTAACTAACTCTATAAGTTTTAATTACATTTTCGCTTCAAACGAGTATCAAACTTATTACCCTTGTGTATATTCTGACGGATTTGCTTTTTTAATAAAAGAAGCAGGAACTACAGAAGATTATAAAAATTTAGCTGTTTTACCGGATTCAACAGTACCTGTAGCTTCTACAACCGTGCATACAAAAATAGATCCCGTTATAGTTAGCGGACAGTCTTTTGATGGTTGCGAAGCTATAAATGAGAATTTCTTTAATGGTTATAATACGGAATTAAGTCCCATAAATTACGCAGGTCAAACAACGGTTATGAATGCCCGAACTAATGTAATTCCTAATAGAACATACCATCTAAAACTCGTTATTGCAGATGACCCGACGGGCCAGTTTAACTCAGCCGTTTTTATACAAGGAGGAAGTTTTGTTTCTTTAGTAGATTTTGGTGCAGACAGAACTCTTGCCAATAATAATCCTGCATGCTTTGGCGAAACCATTACTTTAAATACTCAATTAGACAATATTCAATATGACTTTAAATGGTTTAAGCAAGATGCTACTAATAATTATGTAGAAATTCCTTCGCAGGTAAGTTCTACATACAATGTTCAATCGGCAGGAAACTATAAAGTCGAGGCTACTTTAAAAGGCACAAGTTGTGTGTCGACAGGACAAATTAAGATTGAATATGCCACAGAAATAACATCAGCCAATACTTCTTTATTACAATGTGATGACGATACTGATGGAATTACTATTTTCAACCTGACAAAAGTTAATGAGATTGTAAAAAATAACGCTTCAGAAATACTAAACAAAGGATATTACGAATCATTGGCAGATGCTCAATCAAAAACAAACCCAATTTTAAAGCCTGAACAATACACGAACAAAACCCTTGATCAAATTGTTTTTGCAAGAATTGAAAATCAATACGGCTGTTTTACAGCTGCCGAAGTTACATTAAAAGTTTCAAATACGACAATTCCAGATCAAAACCCCATTGCAACCTGTGATGGAGATGACAAACAGGACGGATTGTATCAATTTGATCTCGCTGCAGAAGTTACTCCACAAGTTTCAACAGGTTTGCCTGCCACATTAGTATTTAATTATTATCTAAATACTAATGACGCATTGAATGATGCCAATAAACTCCCTAATATTTTTAAGAATACCGTCGCATTTAGCCAAATTATTTATGCTAAAGCTACAAACGGAGCTGACTGTTTTGATATCGTGCCTATTACTCTTGTTGTAAATACTTTTGACCCTCCTGATTTTCAAGATGAAACAAAATTTTTATGCAAAGGAGATGAAATCACTTTAAATGTTGCTAATGGTTTTGCAAGTTATTTATGGAACACAGGAAGTACCGATACTTTTATAGAAGTTAATGTTGCAGGAGATTATTCAGTAGTTGTTACAGATGCAAATGGTTGCCAAAAAACAAAGAAATTCAAAGTGATTTTATCTGAACCTGCTTTAATAACTGAAGCTATTATAAAAGATTTTTCAGGAATTGACAACTCTGTTTTACTACAATATAGCGGAGTTGGAAACTATGAATTTTCATTAGACGGAAACGTTTTTCAAAACGATCCTTTATTCACTGGTGTTAAGGCTGGAATTTACAATGCAATTGCCAGAGATAAAAATGGCTGTGGATTGTCTAATTCATTTTTACTATATGTCGTAGATTATCCTAGGTTTTTTACTCCAAATGGCGATGGATATAATGATTTATGGTTTATTACCAATATAGATCATCTACCTGATTACAAAATTTATATTTTCGATCGTTACGGAAAATTCCTGAAACAAATGGATCAAAATAGTATTGGATGGAATGGTATTTACAATAGCCAGCAATTGCCTGCAGATGATTATTGGTTTACGCTGCAATTTGTTGATGGTAAAAATGTAAAAGGTCATTTTAGTTTAAAAAGATAAAAAGTAAAATAACTTCCTGTTTTAACATTGATAGCGATATTACAACATCAAAAATTAGTTTTTTAAACAATAAACAATAAACAATAAAAATTAGATATTATCTTATATTTACTTCTTAACCCTATAAGATGAATCTAGTTAAAATATCATTTCTTTTATTCTTATTTTCTAGTCATATTAATGCTCAAAATGATTGCAAAGATGCAATCATAGTATGTGGCAACTCAGGATTTCAAGGCCTTAATGCAATAGGTCCCGGCGACGTTCTAGAATATAACATTTCAGAAAACAGTTGTTTCTCTAGCGAAAATAATAGTATTTGGCTAAAACTTTTAATAAAAACTTCTGGTACTTTAGGCTTTATTTTAAAACCTGAAAGTCAAGACATTGTTGTAGATTTTGATTTTTTGGTTTTTGGCCCTACTGCAACATGCAATTCACTGGGGCAATCTATTCGTTGTTCAACAACAAATCCTGCTCTGGCTAGATTGCCTAATAACACCACAGGTATGACAGGCCAATATTTTGACACAACAGAAGGTCCAGGAGAAAACGGAGATGGTTTTGTAAGATGGCTGGATGTTAATGCTGGTGAAACTTATTTTATTGTAATTGACAGATTTACAGGAAATAGCAATTTTTCATTAGAATGGCTCGGAACAGCAACATTTGACGATCCTCCAAGTTTAAACATAGCATCTGAAAATGCAATAGATCTTGAAAAATCAGATTATAGCGGAGAAACAAATCCAAAAGTAAGCTTTGATTTAACTCAAAATACTCCCATAATAATGGGATCTCAAACTGACGTAACAGTCACCTATCATACTTCATCTAATGATGCAATACTTGATTTGAATGCAATAGAAAATCCAGCAGATTTTAAAAATACAAGTAATCAACAAATTGTCTATGCCAGGATAACAAACAATAAAACAAAATGTTACAACTGGGCCGCTTTTAATCTTAAAATAAGTGACAAGCTTGTGTTTCCTAATACTACAATTGTACTATGCGATAATGCAGACTCTAATTCAACCGATGGCAAGACTGCATTTAATTTAAACGAAACAACAGCTAGTATTTT encodes:
- a CDS encoding metallophosphoesterase → MKLFLDNHFITKIKNRSLAIVVLLLVYSCATHKAQYGKDVSANETENATDTIKIAHTIYLVGDAGNADEEQAQQTLELLHQKLKKSNKKATLLFLGDNIYPKGFPSDDNASEKALAETKLTNQLKLTKGFKGKTIFIPGNHDWYNGIKGLERQADFVTKYLNDKKAFLPRKSCAIEDVKIDSTATLITVDSEWFLEDWDNHPTMNDNCDIKTREDFFDELENLLNKNQEKTVILAIHHPLMSNGTHGGQFSLEKQLFPLEQKIPLPIIGSFINLLRKTSGVSPQDIQNKQYTIYAKRIKTLLQKQKNVIVVSGHDHNLQYVNKENIKQIISGAGSKSEAARAINPTEFSYGGNGYATLTLFKSGDAKVTFFGNENNKEKLLFEHEIIKAKEINWAATVDNKFPATVTTSIYSEKMTRKSIFHKFLFGNHYRKYYSLPIEAKTATLDTLMGGLKPIREGGGHQSVSLRMSDPKKREYVMRGMKKSATAFLQSVAFKDQYVVNDFEDTYAENFLFDFYTTSHPYTTFAIGSMSDQIGLLHTNPVLYYIPKQNGLKEFNSNFGDQLYMVEERPADNHLDGKNFGNPTNIISTDDMMKNLHKDEKYSVDEDAYMKARLFDMLIGDWDRHSDQWRWAEHKKDGKVIYEPIPRDRDQAFVKYDGTLLSLLMNIPALRHMRSFKNKIDNVKWLNREPYPMDLAFLRTAEEKDWIAQAKYIQENLSDSDIDKAFKNLPKEVQDGTIEDIKKKLKNRKKDLQKYASEYFDVLSHTVMIAGTDKKDKFIINHNAKKSIEIQVFRVKKEGDELLYTKTVTDSKTKNLWIYGLDDNDVFEVKGDQKSSIKIRLIGGQNNDTYNIENGKRVIVYDFKSKENTYNLDSKTKTELTDDYDVNLYNYEKPKYNVISGLPNIGYNPDDGVKVGINLNYTVNNFKQNPYTQRHVLNAFYYFATGGLEFNYVAHFPGLLGKWVIDVESQYTTPNFAMNYFGYGNETKYDDEEVDMDYNRVRIRKFNLSGAIRHVGRYGSEFSVQPIFQRMTVEETENRFIDTPNIVNPNVFDNQNYGGLKVKYLFKNSDFAAKPTLGIAFMVSATWLTNLDDTKQNFPTLESLLGFTHKIDHNGKLVLATLFKGKAVLNNNFDFYHGATLGGDTDLRGYRNERFLGSSYFSQSSDLRFSIGKIQKTIAPLTYGILGGFDYGRVWLDGEDSKKWHQDYGGGVWINAINVLTARISYFKSPDEVGRVIFGAAYSF
- a CDS encoding Pycsar system effector family protein, whose protein sequence is MNLVEQSEDFVSNLLKDKLSNLYSYHNFNHTLTVVNAVKELCKKEDVKGNEKDMLLVAAWFHDTGYIEGYENHEQESVKIATAFLKEKEQSDEFISTVSNLIMATVKEHIPKTHLEKIIKDADFAHLMGTEYTTTCELLRIELKNTWNLDFSNAEWAKENLNFLMNKHRFYTDYALRKWQPLKEKNLLLVQKKIEKQQKKEADKMEDELKKKEKIEKPDRGVDTLFRVTLGNHTRLSGIADSKANILLSVNAIIISIALSSIIPKLDSPKNAHLVIPTFIMLISSVTTIIFAILSTRPKVTTGVFTREDIEAKKINLLFFGNFYKMPLEEYDWAMNEMMKDRDYLYSTMIKDLYYLGLVLQRKYTLLRIAYNLFMAGLIITVIAFVIAFKTIQ
- a CDS encoding ABC transporter permease; the protein is MNRLISIELQKIWKNKASRVLTLTYFILLSFIALIASIKFDIGPIHIDPSEMGIFNFPFIWHFNTYFAAWLKFFLAIVIVSMMANEYSYGTLKQNLIDGLSKKEFILSKFLTVVLFALGSTIFVFIMTLILGYSFSSYTEFGIVFSDLEYLLAFFVKLLGFFSFCLFLGILVKRSAFALGFLLVWIFIESIIKGLLVFQIFPESNIGYKITQFLPLEAMSNLIIEPVSRLSLIKSIGTQIGVENTKDYGVHFLSIVIVLVWTFLFMLFSYKLLKKRDL
- a CDS encoding T9SS type B sorting domain-containing protein — encoded protein: MNFIKRLLLVCFLCLISTKIKAQNITVDDSKTAESLVKNVLINSSCINIATVQASGNPASTGASYASFSSGTSGFPFSTGIVLSTSASKNAQGPYIEADSKGFTNSQWKGDNDLNKALNNAVSTQATVLEFDFVALTNSISFNYIFASNEYQTYYPCVYSDGFAFLIKEAGTTEDYKNLAVLPDSTVPVASTTVHTKIDPVIVSGQSFDGCEAINENFFNGYNTELSPINYAGQTTVMNARTNVIPNRTYHLKLVIADDPTGQFNSAVFIQGGSFVSLVDFGADRTLANNNPACFGETITLNTQLDNIQYDFKWFKQDATNNYVEIPSQVSSTYNVQSAGNYKVEATLKGTSCVSTGQIKIEYATEITSANTSLLQCDDDTDGITIFNLTKVNEIVKNNASEILNKGYYESLADAQSKTNPILKPEQYTNKTLDQIVFARIENQYGCFTAAEVTLKVSNTTIPDQNPIATCDGDDKQDGLYQFDLAAEVTPQVSTGLPATLVFNYYLNTNDALNDANKLPNIFKNTVAFSQIIYAKATNGADCFDIVPITLVVNTFDPPDFQDETKFLCKGDEITLNVANGFASYLWNTGSTDTFIEVNVAGDYSVVVTDANGCQKTKKFKVILSEPALITEAIIKDFSGIDNSVLLQYSGVGNYEFSLDGNVFQNDPLFTGVKAGIYNAIARDKNGCGLSNSFLLYVVDYPRFFTPNGDGYNDLWFITNIDHLPDYKIYIFDRYGKFLKQMDQNSIGWNGIYNSQQLPADDYWFTLQFVDGKNVKGHFSLKR
- a CDS encoding ABC transporter ATP-binding protein, giving the protein METILTIENLHKRYGRIQALKNVSFEIQKGRVYGILGPNGSGKSTTLGIVLNVVNRTSGSYSWFGGKVQTHEALKKVGAIIERPNFYPYMTAEENLKLVCKIKSINYSKINEKLDLVGLAERKDSKFSTFSLGMKQRLAIASALLNDPEILILDEPTNGLDPQGIHQIRDIIKKIASQGTTILLASHLLDEVEKVCSHVIVLRKGEILYSGSVDEMSANEGFFEIMADDNATLKNALATHSSIDRITEEDGKILVYLKSDLSATELNQFLFSKNITLSHLVKRKNSLEAQFLELTKNATIQKN